Below is a window of Culturomica massiliensis DNA.
GTTGCTGCCATGGATGTTTTGTTCCCGGGAATCGGAGAGATTATCGGTGGTTCTCAACGGGAAGAAAATTACGATAAATTGGTTGCCCGTATGCAGGAAGTGGACATCCCGGTTGACAGTATGTCTTACTATCTGGATACCCGCCGTTTCGGATCGGCCGTACACAGTGGCTTCGGATTGGGCTTTGAGCGTCTTTTACTGTTTGTGACAGGAATGGGAAATATCCGGGATGTGATACCTTTTCCGCGTACTCCGAAAAACGCTGAATTTTAATGTAAATTGAGAGAAGATAAAAGAGAAACCTCTTTTATCTTCTGTTTATATTTTAAATACTATGGCATTAAAGCAGAATTTACAACAAAAGCTGGGGTTGAAGATAAATCCGCTTCAGATTCAGTTGATAAAACTGCTGGAACTGCCTACCTTTCAGTTGGAACAACGTATTAAAGAGGAATTGGAGTCGAATCCTTTGCTGGAAGAAGGGGGAGAAGAGCCGGAACTGGAATATGCCGAGACCGAGAATGAATTTGAAAGTCAGGAGGAGGGCCAGGAGGATAATGACGATGATTTTACTTTGGAAGATTACTTGTCGGACGATGACGATACCCCGGATTATAAGCTGAATGTTTCGAACGCATCGAAAGACGAAGATGCCAAAGACTTCATATTTTCCCAGGGAACAACTTTTCGGGAAAGCCTTATCGATCAGCTAGGGGTACGGAGCCTGTCTGAATTGCAGCGGAAAGTCGCCGAATATATTATCGGTAATATCGACGATGACGGTTATTTGCGACGTGATGTCGAGAATATTGTGGATGATCTGGCTTTTGGTGCCGGAATTGAAGTTTCGGAAAAAGAAGTCGGGAATTTGCTGAAAATAATCCAGGAGTTTGAACCTGTTGGAGTGGGAGCCCGGGATTTGCAGGAGTGCCTGCTGTTGCAAATCCGTCATAAGTTGCAGGAAAATCCGGAAAATAGAGTTATACAGAATGCGGAGAAAATTTTGGAGGAATGTTTTGAAGAATTTTCCCGCAAACATTATGAGAAAATACAACGCCGGTTGCGTCTTCCGGAAACGGAATTGAAAGAAGCGATAGAAGAAATTCTCAAATTAAATCCGAAACCCGGGGGAACTAACGGAGCCGATTCTTCTTTCGAGCGGAATGCAGATAAGGTCATTCCTGATTTTACACTGGATTTAGTGGATGGAGAGTTGCAGCTGAGCTTGAATACCGGCCATTTGCCCGAATTGCGGATCAATCGTTCTTATTTGGATATATTGGATGACTATCAAAAAGGGCAAAGTTCTAAAGATAAGAAAGATGTTGTCAATTTTGTAAAGTATAAATTGAACTCTGCAAAATCGTTTATCGATGCTGTGGAACAGCGGAATAATACTTTGATGTTGACAATGACGGCAATTATTCAGTTTCAGCGGCCTTTTTTTCTTACCGGAGATGAAAGTTTATTGAAGCCGATGATCCTGCGGGATATAGCTGATGTGACAGGCCTGGATGTCTCTACGATATCGCGGGTTTCCAATTCGAAGTATGTACAAACGTGGTTCGGTATATATGCCCTGAAAGATTTTTTTACCGGGAGTATGCAGATGGAGAGCGGAGAAGAAGTAAGTACCGGAGAACTGAAAAATGTGTTGAAAAGTATTATTGACCAGGAGGATAAAAGGAAACCTTTGACAGATGACGAATTGGTCGATATGATGAACGAAAGAGGCTATCAGATAGCCCGGCGCACAATAGCTAAATACAGGCAGATGCTCGATATCCCGGTAGCCCGTTTAAGACGTGAAATATAAATTAATAGTGACCCGTTTATGAAAATAATAGCACAAGGTATCTCTTATCTTTTTCATCCTTTGTTGATTCCTCTTTACGGGTTGTTTCTGATTTTTAATTCGAATTCTGTATTTTCTTTGATACCGGAGAAAGTTCGTCTTTATTGCTACGGTATGACGTTTATTACTTTATTCCTTGTGCCTTTATTAAGTATGCTGGTGTTTAAGAAATTTAAATTAATCACTAGTTTTGATTTGGAATTGAAGCAGGAACGTATTTATCCGGTGCTGGTTACGATTTTTTCGGCTTTTCTGGGGTTCTATCTGATCGGAATGGTGCCTTATACGAATATCGTGCAGCAGTTGTATCTGGTGTTGATTATTATGCTTTCGGCTTTTTCAATTATTACTATGCGCTGGAAGATCAGTATGCATATGACGGCTGCCGGAGCCGTTTGCGGGTTTGTCTCTGTATTGGGATTGAAGTATTTGGGGGATGTACGACCGTTATTGATGCTGACCTTATTTGTTTCAGGTGCATTGGCTACTTGCCGGCTATATTTGAAAAAACATAATCCGGCACAAATTTATGCCGGATTTTTCTTCGGATTGGTATTTGTGGTTTGTATCCTCTATTAAACTTTAAATATCCTTGCGGTATCTGTCTATTGTATCGTTATTGGCCGGAGTTGCCGGGATATAGAATCCAGATGTCCTGACGATCGGTAATTTCCCGGTATTTGTCCCTTTGTATCTGGGCTTCTTCCAATGTACTGAAACTTTCGATACTTACCCGTAATCTGCCTTTTGCTTCAATAATTTCTGCGGGGTATCCTTTGTCTTTCAGCCCGTTTGTCAGTTTTTCTGCTTTGGGACGGTCGGCTAAAGGATAGCTTGCCACGATAATATAATATTGTGATTTACGATCGGCTAACCGCTGATTTTTGGGGGCAATATTTTGATTGGCCCGGGCATTTTCTTCCGGAATATTATTTTTAAGCGTGCTTGTGTTCTGCCCTTCTGTATTTCGCATCACC
It encodes the following:
- the rpoN gene encoding RNA polymerase factor sigma-54, producing MALKQNLQQKLGLKINPLQIQLIKLLELPTFQLEQRIKEELESNPLLEEGGEEPELEYAETENEFESQEEGQEDNDDDFTLEDYLSDDDDTPDYKLNVSNASKDEDAKDFIFSQGTTFRESLIDQLGVRSLSELQRKVAEYIIGNIDDDGYLRRDVENIVDDLAFGAGIEVSEKEVGNLLKIIQEFEPVGVGARDLQECLLLQIRHKLQENPENRVIQNAEKILEECFEEFSRKHYEKIQRRLRLPETELKEAIEEILKLNPKPGGTNGADSSFERNADKVIPDFTLDLVDGELQLSLNTGHLPELRINRSYLDILDDYQKGQSSKDKKDVVNFVKYKLNSAKSFIDAVEQRNNTLMLTMTAIIQFQRPFFLTGDESLLKPMILRDIADVTGLDVSTISRVSNSKYVQTWFGIYALKDFFTGSMQMESGEEVSTGELKNVLKSIIDQEDKRKPLTDDELVDMMNERGYQIARRTIAKYRQMLDIPVARLRREI
- a CDS encoding SPOR domain-containing protein; translated protein: MYKTFTILVCVCLLAGCQTKKMDPKQLTNVTVMRNTEGQNTSTLKNNIPEENARANQNIAPKNQRLADRKSQYYIIVASYPLADRPKAEKLTNGLKDKGYPAEIIEAKGRLRVSIESFSTLEEAQIQRDKYREITDRQDIWILYPGNSGQ